CCTTGGCCGGCGTTCCGGGAGCTGAGGTTGACCCCGGATCCCTTGCCGAGGTGTTCGGCATTGGGCTTGTGGCCCATTGACAGCATGGCGAGCACCACCAGAATCACAATGAACGCACTCCCGCCGGCCGTGAACGCCAGATCGAAGCGGGCCGTCTTTGCGCTGCCGCCGGAGGCAAAAATCAAGGTGGTGACGAAGGCCAGCACAGCCCAGAACGCGGAGAACATTAGCGGTCCCTTGACCGAGGTCCGCAGCTTGCGCGGGGCTCCTGATTTCTGCTGTGCCAAGGTGCTTTCCTCCTGCAGCCGACGCAATGGGCGTGGCAATTGTGGTAGCGCAATCGTTCTACACCAGGTAGAACCTGTTCGCTTCCTAGTTTACGGCCTCCGCCGAATCTGCCTGCGCATCGTGCCGCAGCGTCAGTCCGGCCAGCACCCAGAGCACGCCACTGATAATGCCGCCGCCGCCGGCGATGCCGAGCAGCGCATGCGGACCCAGATCGATGAAAAAGGGCAGCAGCGCCGCCGTGCCCAGTCCGATCACACCGGAGGCGATCCAGTCGCGCGCCAGGAGTGAGCGTCCCCGGAGGGTGATGCCGAGGTAGAGTTCTGCGGCGCCGGCAAGGCCAAGCCCCAGCGCTGCAAGGACACCGAAGACCAGGCTCCCGGAGATGAGCCCGACGGCGGCCCCTGTCCCGGTCAGCACGGCGCCGGCTGCCGACAGCACCTTTCCGGCGGCGGACCCGGGACGGAGCCCGGTCTGGTGGATGCTGCGCAGCAGCACCAGTCCGGTTGCCAGCAGGTAGGCGCCACCGGCCCATCCCATGCCCATGGCGGTTGGTGCAGCCCAGAAGACGGTCACGGCACCAAATCCCAGGGCGATTGCCGCCCGGATTAGCACGGGCTTCCAGAGAACCGCCGCGGCGGGCAGGGCGGTGGACGCGTCAGGGGCTGCGGGGAGAGTCACACGTCCAGTTTAGTGCGAAGCACCGAGCACCATCCACCGGTCCGTTCGCGCCCGGGCGCCCAGCGTCACGGCCCTCGCCGCCATATACCCCAGCGAAAACGCCGCCCACAGCCAGAGCAGTCCAGCGCTGCCGCCAGCGCCCGTGTGCCCGACAAGCAGAAGTAGCGGCAGATACACCGCGAGATTCACGACGCCGGCAATCGCCAAATACTTTGCGTCGCCGGCCCCGATCAGCACGCCGTCGAGAACGAAAACAAATCCGGCGATCGGCTGGCCGGCCGCCAGTACCCACAGCGCCACCGCGAGTGCGGCACGGACTTCGGCGTCGGAGCTAAACAGCAGCCCCGCCCAGGGCGCCGCAGCTGCCAGCAGGATTCCCGTGAGCACACCGAACCCGATGCCCCAGCGGACCATAGTGCCCGTGAGCTCCCGTGCGGCAGCCGGGCGGGCAGCACCGAGTTCCTTGCCGATCAGCGCCTGCGCGGCAATGGCGAGGGCATCGAGGGCGAAGGCGAGGAAAGTAAAGACCGTCATGGCGAGCTGGTGGGCTGCCAGGTTCACGGGCCCCTGGGCAGTGGCCACCAGGACCGTGGCGAGGATTGCCACCCGCAGGCTCAGCGTCCGCAGCATTAGCCACGAGCCCACCCTGGTCAGCGCCCGGATGCCGCGCCACTCGGGGCGCAGGGAGACCCCGTGGTTGCGGGCGTTCCGCCGGACAATCACCACATAAACAACCGCCATGGCCCACTGCGCGATGCTGGTGCCGATGGCGGAGCCGGTGACTGACAGCTGCAAGCCGTAAACCAGGAAGAGGTTGAGCACGATGTTCAAGGTAAAGCCGGCGGCCGCGACAAAGAGCGGGGTCCGCGTGTCCTGCAGCCCCCGCAACACGCCTGTCCCGGCGAAGATAAGCAGCATCGCGGCGAGCCCGGGCATTGACCAGCGCAGGTAGTCCACAGCAAAGGTCCGCACCTGATCACGGGCACCCATCAGGTCCAGCAGCGGCCCGGCGGCAACGAAGCCCGCCACGGCAAGGAATGCCCCCAGCATTAACGCCAGCCAGACGCCGTCACGTCCGGCAGCGAGAGCCGTGGACAGCTGCCCATTGCCGACCGCCCGCGCCACGGCCGGAGTGGTCGAATAGGCCAGGAAGACCATAAGTCCCACCACTGTATGCAGCACCGCGGAGGCCAACCCGACGCCGGCAAGCTGGGCCACTCCGAGGTGGCCGACGATGGCGGCATCGGCGAGGAGGAACACTGGTTCGGCGATGAGCGCCCCGAACGCCGGGAGTGCAAGGCGCAGGATTTCGCGCCGTCGGCTGGCCGGGGACGGGAGCACTGCAGGAGGCGGGGCGGAGGCTGGCACGCAACCACACTAACGGCACCCCTGGCGTCGCACCGCTTCGCAGCACAACGCGTCCACCCGGACCGAAACAGCGTCAATTCAGTTCCGGCATGATTTGCCCGCCACCCCGGTCCGGCTTGCGGTGTGTGGCGTCCCGGATAGCATTTGTGTCGGGATCCGGCGGCGCTTCCGCAGCCCGTTAGTACACTCTGTGCATGAGTGAGACTGCCGCCAACGCCGTAACCCTGCGCTTCCTTGCAGCTCCGACCGACGTCGGGCACAGCGGTTCGGTCGACGCCGGCACGGTGCTCGAGTGGGTGGACAAGGCGGCTTACGCCGCCGCGGTCGGCTGGGCACAGTCCTACTGCGTAACCGCCTACGTGGGCAACATCCACTTCGCGAACCCGGTCAACAGCGGGGACATGGTTGAGGTCACTGCCACGATCGTCTACACCGGCCGGTCCTCCATGCACATCCGCACAGTGGTGTCCTCGGGCGATGTAAAAGGCGGTCCGGCAACGATGCGCAGCCAGTGTCTGGTGATTTTCGTGGCGGTGGGCGCGGACGGCAAGCCCGTCCCGGTGCCGCAGTTTGAACCGACCGCACCGGACGGGATCGAACAGCGCGACCACGCAGTGGCCCGGATCAAGGTCCGCGAGGAGATCGTGCAGGCGATGAGCGGACAGGAATACACCGACGCCGGCACGGCCGAGAGCGTTGTCCTCCGTTTTGTGGCCGCCCCCACGGATGTGAACTGGGGCGGCAAGGTCCATGGTGGCATCGTTATGAAATGGATCGATGAGGCGGCCTACGTCTGTGCCTCACGCTACTGCGGCATGGACACGGTAGCCGTCTTCTCCGGCGGCGTGAGGTTTTATCGTCCGCTGCTCATCGGCCATGTGGTGGAGGTGGAGGCCCGGCTGGTCTACACCGGAACGAAGGGCATGCATATCGCGGTGCACGTCCGCTCCGGAGACCCCAAGGGACGCGAGCTTCACCTCACAACGTACTGCCTGACCGTGATGGTGGCCCGCGACGAACACGGCACATCCGTCCCGGTCCCGCAATGGGTGCCGGTGTCCGAGGAGGACAAACGGCTGTACGCCCACGCCCTGGCACTGCTGGAGATCCGCGGCCGGGCACCCGGGAATCGGCTGCCCAACCATCTGCTGCCCAGTGGCGGCAGCTAGCTCCTAGAAGCCGCCACCGGCATCCGCCGCCATGTTC
This genomic window from Arthrobacter sp. EM1 contains:
- a CDS encoding MATE family efflux transporter, with the translated sequence MPASAPPPAVLPSPASRRREILRLALPAFGALIAEPVFLLADAAIVGHLGVAQLAGVGLASAVLHTVVGLMVFLAYSTTPAVARAVGNGQLSTALAAGRDGVWLALMLGAFLAVAGFVAAGPLLDLMGARDQVRTFAVDYLRWSMPGLAAMLLIFAGTGVLRGLQDTRTPLFVAAAGFTLNIVLNLFLVYGLQLSVTGSAIGTSIAQWAMAVVYVVIVRRNARNHGVSLRPEWRGIRALTRVGSWLMLRTLSLRVAILATVLVATAQGPVNLAAHQLAMTVFTFLAFALDALAIAAQALIGKELGAARPAAARELTGTMVRWGIGFGVLTGILLAAAAPWAGLLFSSDAEVRAALAVALWVLAAGQPIAGFVFVLDGVLIGAGDAKYLAIAGVVNLAVYLPLLLLVGHTGAGGSAGLLWLWAAFSLGYMAARAVTLGARARTDRWMVLGASH
- a CDS encoding acyl-CoA thioesterase, with amino-acid sequence MSETAANAVTLRFLAAPTDVGHSGSVDAGTVLEWVDKAAYAAAVGWAQSYCVTAYVGNIHFANPVNSGDMVEVTATIVYTGRSSMHIRTVVSSGDVKGGPATMRSQCLVIFVAVGADGKPVPVPQFEPTAPDGIEQRDHAVARIKVREEIVQAMSGQEYTDAGTAESVVLRFVAAPTDVNWGGKVHGGIVMKWIDEAAYVCASRYCGMDTVAVFSGGVRFYRPLLIGHVVEVEARLVYTGTKGMHIAVHVRSGDPKGRELHLTTYCLTVMVARDEHGTSVPVPQWVPVSEEDKRLYAHALALLEIRGRAPGNRLPNHLLPSGGS